From Thiomicrospira sp. XS5, one genomic window encodes:
- the drt3b gene encoding antiviral reverse transcriptase Drt3b — translation MPKVIKSNLGFSRNRVVLSDVLPYEVPPIFSNRFFYRFLNEYSIRYELEKGDSSAKIKWKNAFSTNDEKLVFETVIRLLFYSHDIKDRRNYTEEADQIFFLEIKNNKLQKIPFSFDIAHKEHQFRTLSIPHVFSQVQMVNFYEKYKDLIIYYSDKSSFSIRRPKSVAKSYFFKDKIHSKNKSNDTIVTIEEYEKEYETLKSYFTYERYSNVYKFFESYIYHRAEKKYNKLLKLDISKCFDSIYTHSISWAVLDKYEVKKDISSSKTFFAGQFDSLMQNLNFNETNGVIIGPEFSRIFAELILQKIDLNLSKKLSEKSLKKGIDYQVYRYVDDYFIFFNEDEHKNIIVKFLQLELKEYKLSFNNEKVDLYEKPIITETTIAKNKISNLMNSIKFHVEDVEQPPGDFIKKGEIFLNASKLIVEFKTILKESGANYKDVLNYALASLESKTEKILDIYLNIDNPKEKNIIQALIELVEFMFFIYSAAQRVSYTIKVSRIIQNIILFSNKNFKNKDLKHHLFKSISDNINIIFKNNRYDEHIHVETLYLLIALSELGRTYKLTEKNLADYFGFEKELGTSLAYKTNPRLKYFSVVCLMFYIKNFNDYSVIKRSIEKSILDKYTGLDQDYLCMSTELTLLLFDSLSCPFISQSTKGKLLTKYNISGPKFKADIIEFCMKENWFIKWTDFNLKKELESKKSLEVY, via the coding sequence ATGCCTAAAGTAATAAAATCTAATCTTGGTTTTTCTAGAAACCGAGTGGTTCTCTCTGATGTTCTTCCTTATGAGGTTCCTCCTATCTTTTCAAATAGATTTTTTTACAGGTTTTTAAACGAATATAGTATTCGTTATGAGCTCGAAAAAGGAGATAGTTCAGCTAAAATAAAGTGGAAGAATGCTTTTTCAACTAATGATGAAAAACTTGTTTTTGAAACAGTCATAAGACTGTTATTTTATTCCCATGACATTAAAGATCGCCGCAATTATACAGAGGAAGCAGATCAAATTTTTTTCTTGGAAATTAAAAATAATAAGCTTCAAAAGATTCCATTTTCATTTGATATTGCTCATAAAGAACACCAGTTTAGAACTCTTAGTATTCCACACGTTTTTAGCCAAGTTCAAATGGTTAATTTTTATGAAAAATATAAAGATTTAATTATTTACTATTCAGATAAAAGTAGTTTTTCAATCAGAAGGCCTAAGTCTGTTGCTAAGAGTTACTTTTTTAAAGATAAAATCCATTCTAAGAATAAGTCTAACGACACTATAGTTACGATCGAGGAATATGAAAAAGAATACGAAACACTAAAGTCATATTTTACATATGAAAGATACAGTAACGTATATAAGTTCTTTGAAAGCTACATATATCATCGGGCAGAAAAGAAATATAACAAGCTTTTGAAGTTAGATATATCTAAATGTTTTGATAGTATTTATACGCATTCTATCTCTTGGGCTGTTTTAGATAAATATGAAGTAAAAAAAGACATAAGTAGTTCAAAGACATTTTTTGCAGGACAGTTTGATTCGTTGATGCAAAACTTGAATTTTAATGAAACTAATGGAGTCATTATAGGCCCTGAATTTTCAAGAATTTTTGCAGAGTTAATTCTTCAGAAAATAGATTTGAATTTGTCGAAAAAACTTTCGGAAAAGTCTTTAAAAAAAGGGATTGATTATCAAGTTTACAGATATGTTGATGATTACTTTATCTTTTTCAATGAAGATGAACATAAAAATATTATCGTTAAATTTCTTCAACTTGAATTGAAAGAATATAAACTGTCTTTTAATAATGAAAAAGTTGATTTATATGAAAAACCGATAATAACAGAAACAACAATCGCTAAAAATAAGATTTCTAATCTTATGAACTCAATTAAATTTCATGTTGAAGATGTAGAGCAACCCCCTGGTGATTTTATAAAAAAAGGTGAAATATTTCTTAACGCTTCAAAGCTAATAGTTGAATTCAAAACAATATTAAAGGAGTCCGGCGCAAACTATAAGGATGTACTCAATTACGCTTTAGCATCTCTTGAATCTAAAACCGAAAAGATTTTAGATATTTACCTAAATATAGATAATCCAAAAGAGAAAAATATTATTCAGGCGTTAATAGAGCTTGTTGAGTTTATGTTTTTTATATATTCTGCAGCTCAAAGGGTAAGTTATACAATTAAGGTTTCCAGAATTATTCAAAATATAATTTTATTTTCAAATAAAAACTTTAAAAATAAGGATTTAAAGCACCATCTATTTAAATCAATCTCAGATAATATCAACATTATATTTAAGAATAATAGATATGATGAACATATTCATGTCGAAACACTTTATTTATTAATAGCGCTATCTGAACTCGGAAGAACCTATAAATTAACTGAAAAAAATCTGGCCGACTATTTTGGCTTTGAAAAAGAATTAGGTACGAGTTTGGCATATAAAACAAACCCTAGATTAAAATATTTTTCAGTTGTTTGTTTAATGTTCTATATTAAAAATTTTAATGATTATTCAGTAATTAAGCGCTCAATAGAAAAAAGTATTCTTGATAAATACACTGGATTAGATCAGGATTATCTATGTATGAGTACAGAATTAACGCTTCTCTTATTTGACTCCTTATCATGCCCTTTCATTTCACAAAGCACTAAAGGAAAACTGTTAACAAAATATAATATTTCAGGCCCTAAATTCAAAGCAGATATTATCGAGTTTTGCATGAAAGAGAACTGGTTCATTAAGTGGACAGACTTTAACCTTAAAAAAGAACTGGAATCTAAGAAAAGTTTAGAGGTATACTAA
- a CDS encoding AraC family transcriptional regulator, which yields MNDINQREIPKLSDTLGQTLYSLRLNGLMYANSELTAPWGVEMPPMSGKMMFHIVTKGSCWLGFKNDETVFLQPGELVLIPKGEGHSIASEQEIECKNFFEIPVTKLSERFEFMRYGGGGEETHITCGILSFDHIAGQKLISQLPPVIHIKSENNELAEQLNTLINIMAQEVANASTGGETVVANLADIIVIKAIRYWLEHSSEAQGGWLGALKDPKIGKALAAIHNQPGATWNVERLAEQAGMSRSGFSARFTEIMEMSVKQYLTEWRMQLARMKIMQSSISLPNLAEDLGYQSEAAFSRAYKRVFGLPPFRQNQKHTD from the coding sequence ATGAATGACATCAATCAGCGAGAAATCCCGAAGCTATCCGACACCTTAGGGCAAACGCTTTATTCCTTAAGACTCAATGGCTTGATGTATGCCAACTCCGAGCTCACCGCGCCATGGGGAGTAGAGATGCCTCCAATGTCTGGAAAAATGATGTTTCATATCGTCACCAAAGGCAGCTGTTGGCTGGGTTTCAAAAATGATGAAACGGTCTTTTTACAGCCTGGCGAACTGGTTCTAATACCAAAAGGAGAGGGACATTCAATCGCCTCGGAACAAGAGATTGAATGTAAGAACTTTTTTGAAATTCCCGTGACTAAACTGTCGGAACGTTTTGAGTTTATGCGCTATGGCGGTGGCGGTGAAGAGACTCACATAACATGTGGCATCCTGAGCTTTGATCATATAGCCGGACAAAAACTGATTTCTCAATTGCCCCCTGTTATCCATATAAAGTCTGAAAATAATGAGCTAGCTGAACAACTTAACACGCTCATCAACATTATGGCTCAAGAAGTTGCGAATGCGTCTACCGGCGGGGAAACGGTTGTGGCTAACTTAGCGGATATTATCGTCATTAAGGCGATACGCTATTGGCTAGAACATTCGAGCGAAGCTCAAGGAGGATGGTTGGGTGCGTTGAAAGACCCGAAAATTGGTAAAGCCTTGGCGGCCATTCATAACCAGCCCGGCGCCACTTGGAATGTAGAACGTCTTGCAGAGCAGGCAGGCATGTCTAGATCAGGGTTTTCTGCTCGGTTTACTGAGATCATGGAAATGTCAGTAAAGCAGTATCTAACAGAGTGGAGAATGCAGCTTGCCAGAATGAAAATCATGCAGTCATCCATTTCTTTACCTAATCTGGCTGAAGATTTAGGTTATCAATCTGAGGCCGCTTTCTCACGTGCCTATAAACGCGTATTTGGATTACCTCCATTTCGACAGAACCAAAAACACACAGACTGA
- a CDS encoding type II toxin-antitoxin system VapC family toxin, with product MYVLDTNICIYIIKKQPPSVFERFESLPLGSVSMSLVTFGELEYGAMRSNNSEKALNILDELINYIPVLPMGTDVAKHYADIRADLAKKGTPIGNNDLWIAAHTRSLGHILVSNNIKEFERVENLHLENWI from the coding sequence ATGTATGTCCTTGATACCAATATCTGTATTTACATTATTAAAAAACAACCACCTAGCGTTTTTGAAAGATTTGAGAGCTTACCTTTAGGTTCAGTTTCCATGTCATTAGTGACGTTTGGAGAGTTGGAATATGGTGCCATGAGAAGTAACAATTCAGAAAAAGCACTGAATATTCTGGATGAATTGATTAACTATATTCCCGTTTTACCAATGGGAACCGATGTGGCTAAACACTATGCTGATATACGAGCCGACTTAGCAAAAAAAGGAACGCCTATTGGCAATAATGATCTATGGATCGCCGCACATACAAGATCACTAGGCCACATTTTAGTGAGCAATAACATTAAAGAGTTTGAAAGGGTTGAAAATCTTCATCTTGAAAACTGGATTTAA
- a CDS encoding DUF2818 family protein: MTVDTAVWVLLVTAIVLANIPWILSNRVFVFIPVQKAKSIWFNFAEWFLYFLVTGIFAYLLEDKAMGHVKPQEWEFYVVTFFMFAIFSFPGFIYRYNLKMFLDKARGKKQAA; encoded by the coding sequence ATGACAGTCGACACCGCTGTTTGGGTTTTGTTGGTCACGGCCATTGTTTTGGCGAATATTCCTTGGATTCTGTCCAATCGAGTGTTTGTTTTTATCCCGGTTCAAAAAGCCAAATCGATTTGGTTTAACTTTGCCGAATGGTTTTTGTATTTCCTGGTGACCGGCATTTTCGCTTATCTGTTGGAAGACAAAGCGATGGGGCATGTCAAACCCCAAGAATGGGAGTTTTATGTGGTAACGTTCTTTATGTTCGCCATCTTCTCTTTCCCAGGGTTTATCTACCGCTACAATCTGAAAATGTTTTTGGACAAGGCGCGCGGTAAGAAACAAGCGGCTTAA
- a CDS encoding NAD(P)H-binding protein — protein MKTEIIAVIGAQGKTGVRVLNKLDNVGYSTRGLSRSSEIPFDWTRRETWEQALEGIHSVYVTYFPDLAIPQAEADIRAFVELAKEKDIKHVVLLSGRGEEGAQRAETAVKESGLTWNIVRASWFMQNFSESFMLDGIQSGELVLPEAKAREPFIDVDDIADVVVAALTRIDLNNQLLEVTGPEMLTFTDCIAAISEATKQNIVYSGIPVGAYLAGAKAQGLPEDMAWLINELFVNVLDGRNEWTTDTVENVLGRPAVRFHEYVARTAKSSVWAISNQVQVS, from the coding sequence ATGAAAACGGAAATTATTGCAGTCATTGGGGCACAGGGTAAAACCGGTGTGAGAGTTTTAAACAAGTTAGACAATGTTGGCTATTCAACTAGAGGGTTGTCTAGAAGTTCAGAAATTCCATTTGATTGGACAAGACGAGAAACCTGGGAGCAGGCATTGGAAGGTATTCACTCGGTGTATGTGACTTATTTTCCTGATCTAGCTATCCCTCAGGCAGAGGCAGACATTAGAGCCTTTGTGGAATTGGCAAAAGAGAAAGATATCAAGCATGTCGTTTTATTATCTGGGCGTGGTGAAGAGGGCGCACAACGAGCGGAGACCGCTGTTAAAGAGAGTGGACTAACTTGGAATATTGTTCGTGCCAGTTGGTTTATGCAAAATTTCAGCGAGAGTTTTATGCTTGATGGGATTCAATCGGGTGAGTTGGTTTTACCGGAAGCCAAGGCGCGTGAACCTTTTATTGATGTAGATGATATTGCGGATGTCGTTGTAGCGGCTCTGACAAGAATTGATTTAAACAACCAGCTACTGGAAGTGACTGGTCCTGAAATGCTGACATTTACAGATTGTATTGCAGCCATTTCAGAGGCAACTAAACAGAATATTGTTTATTCAGGCATTCCTGTGGGTGCTTACTTGGCTGGAGCAAAAGCGCAGGGGCTACCCGAGGATATGGCTTGGTTAATCAATGAGCTTTTCGTCAATGTGCTGGATGGCCGAAATGAGTGGACGACGGATACGGTTGAAAATGTATTAGGTCGGCCTGCCGTACGCTTTCATGAGTATGTTGCAAGAACAGCAAAGAGCAGTGTTTGGGCAATATCTAACCAAGTTCAGGTAAGTTAA
- a CDS encoding EAL domain-containing protein, which yields MKPSITVATVGKGCSQCHKDLGFEFSFAFQPIVNVREATIFGYEALVRGTEGQGAFSILNQVGADNRYAFDQACRVKAIGLAAKLNLQQVISINFLPNAVYEPEHCIQSTLKAAEANDFPIERIMFEITESEQVYDLDHMTEIFDYYQKTGFITALDDFGAGHAGLNTLSRFVPNILKIDMNLVTDIHRDTVKQSIFKGLASIATDLNFTLLAEGIEQEEEALYFKEAGVELMQGYYFAKPGFETLPAVDFASKVFG from the coding sequence ATGAAACCATCCATTACAGTCGCAACCGTTGGAAAAGGCTGTTCACAATGCCATAAAGATTTAGGGTTTGAGTTTTCGTTTGCTTTCCAACCCATTGTGAATGTGCGCGAAGCCACGATTTTTGGTTATGAGGCTTTGGTTCGAGGCACAGAAGGGCAAGGGGCTTTTTCCATTTTGAATCAAGTGGGGGCCGATAACCGTTACGCTTTTGACCAGGCCTGCCGTGTGAAAGCGATTGGCTTGGCAGCAAAGTTGAACCTTCAGCAAGTGATCAGCATTAATTTCTTGCCCAATGCCGTCTATGAACCGGAACACTGCATTCAAAGCACCCTGAAAGCCGCAGAAGCCAACGATTTCCCGATTGAACGGATCATGTTTGAAATCACCGAATCCGAACAGGTGTATGACTTGGACCACATGACCGAGATTTTCGATTATTATCAAAAAACTGGCTTTATCACCGCCCTTGATGATTTCGGTGCCGGACATGCAGGCCTAAATACCTTATCGCGGTTTGTTCCCAATATTCTGAAAATTGATATGAATCTCGTCACGGACATTCATCGTGATACCGTCAAACAATCCATTTTTAAAGGACTGGCTTCGATTGCCACCGATTTGAATTTTACGTTATTGGCCGAGGGAATCGAGCAGGAAGAAGAGGCGCTGTATTTCAAGGAAGCGGGCGTGGAGTTAATGCAAGGGTACTATTTTGCCAAGCCGGGTTTTGAAACCTTGCCAGCCGTTGATTTTGCCAGCAAAGTGTTTGGTTAA
- the nuoN gene encoding NADH-quinone oxidoreductase subunit NuoN — MNFVIPSFTPAIPEIVLLTLTSLLLVADTIWSKRSEFATYYATQLILLVVGYLVWTSFSVEQVLTFDGSFVRDAFGDVLKLFIVIISMGIFLFSKEYLLQQKFYRGEYFTLGLFGVLGMFVMVSAYNLITLYLGLEIMSLAIYAMVAMRKDNQFALESAMKYFVLGALATGMLLYGFSMLYGATGTIQFNEMAEVIASGNVDHVVLSFGVVFVVIGLAFKLGAVPFHMWVPDVYHGAPTAVTLYIGTAPKLAAFAIMYRLLVEGLPGLVEDWQSLIIMISILSLIVGAVITLVQDNLKRLLAYSGIGHVGFLLLGIIAANPDGYSAAMFYVIVYAITAVAGFGMITALARTGNEFDLIADFKGMNKRNPWLALMMLFVMFSMAGIPPFVGFYAKVLVIEEVVAAGFTWLAILAVVTAVISAFYYLKVVKVMYFDEPDDNTKVEPISNQLNWAVSFVSIALLLLGLMPSPLITLCYNSL, encoded by the coding sequence ATGAACTTTGTTATTCCCAGTTTTACCCCTGCAATTCCAGAGATTGTCTTATTGACCTTGACGTCTTTGTTGTTGGTTGCAGACACTATCTGGTCTAAGCGTAGCGAATTCGCAACCTATTATGCCACTCAGTTGATTTTGTTGGTCGTCGGTTATTTGGTTTGGACCAGCTTCTCCGTTGAGCAAGTGCTGACGTTCGACGGGAGTTTTGTGCGTGACGCTTTCGGCGATGTGCTGAAGCTCTTTATCGTCATTATCTCGATGGGGATTTTCCTGTTCTCGAAAGAATATCTTCTGCAGCAGAAATTCTATCGCGGTGAATATTTCACCTTAGGGTTGTTCGGTGTGCTGGGCATGTTTGTCATGGTGTCCGCTTATAACCTGATCACCTTGTACCTAGGTTTGGAAATCATGTCCTTGGCGATTTATGCCATGGTCGCCATGCGTAAAGACAACCAGTTTGCCTTGGAATCCGCCATGAAATACTTCGTATTGGGCGCATTGGCTACCGGTATGTTGTTGTATGGCTTCTCGATGCTTTACGGTGCGACCGGCACCATTCAGTTCAATGAAATGGCTGAAGTCATTGCCTCTGGCAATGTGGATCACGTGGTTCTGTCATTTGGTGTGGTCTTCGTGGTGATCGGTTTGGCGTTTAAGCTGGGTGCGGTACCGTTCCACATGTGGGTGCCGGACGTTTATCACGGTGCGCCAACGGCGGTGACGCTGTACATTGGTACGGCGCCGAAACTGGCCGCCTTTGCCATCATGTACCGTTTGTTGGTGGAAGGCTTGCCTGGCCTGGTGGAAGATTGGCAATCGTTGATTATCATGATTTCGATTTTGTCGTTGATTGTCGGCGCCGTCATCACCTTGGTACAGGATAACCTGAAACGTCTATTGGCCTATTCTGGTATCGGTCACGTCGGCTTCCTATTGTTGGGCATTATCGCCGCCAATCCGGACGGCTATTCCGCCGCGATGTTCTATGTCATTGTCTACGCCATCACGGCCGTCGCCGGGTTCGGTATGATTACCGCTTTGGCGAGAACCGGCAACGAGTTTGACTTGATCGCGGACTTCAAAGGCATGAACAAGCGCAACCCTTGGTTGGCCTTGATGATGTTATTCGTCATGTTCTCTATGGCGGGGATTCCACCATTCGTCGGCTTCTATGCGAAAGTCCTAGTGATTGAAGAAGTGGTGGCCGCCGGCTTCACTTGGTTGGCGATTCTAGCGGTTGTGACCGCTGTCATCAGCGCCTTCTACTACTTGAAAGTGGTTAAGGTCATGTACTTTGACGAACCGGACGATAACACTAAGGTCGAGCCGATCAGCAATCAGCTGAACTGGGCGGTGAGCTTTGTTTCCATAGCCTTGTTGTTGCTCGGCCTGATGCCGTCGCCATTGATTACACTGTGCTACAATAGTTTGTAA
- a CDS encoding DUF4345 domain-containing protein → MGNWIAKTYLLISGLIIILVGAYISLTPNDYLTSMNVPLGLELNGGIDKNLGPSVSFLSDLRAMGGLIFSIGLYVFIATFRKDSIKSAVFISVAFYTVFIVFRTLSFMLDGIPSLEIMVAFLIELMLAFFGLLLIFLKRDHYETKKLVKPVLKN, encoded by the coding sequence ATGGGTAACTGGATTGCAAAAACTTATTTATTAATTTCTGGTTTGATCATTATTCTAGTTGGAGCATATATCTCTTTAACGCCTAATGATTATTTGACTAGTATGAATGTACCGTTGGGCTTAGAGTTAAATGGCGGCATTGATAAGAATCTTGGGCCATCAGTTAGTTTTCTAAGTGACTTGAGAGCTATGGGAGGGTTGATATTTAGCATAGGTCTCTATGTTTTTATAGCAACTTTTAGAAAGGACTCAATTAAATCCGCTGTATTCATTTCTGTAGCTTTCTATACAGTATTTATTGTATTTAGAACCTTGAGTTTTATGCTAGACGGTATACCGTCGTTAGAAATTATGGTGGCATTTTTAATTGAGCTGATGCTGGCTTTTTTTGGACTATTATTGATTTTTTTAAAAAGAGATCATTACGAAACTAAAAAGCTTGTTAAGCCTGTTCTAAAAAATTAA
- a CDS encoding AbrB/MazE/SpoVT family DNA-binding domain-containing protein — translation MEARIFQSGNSQAVRIPKEFRFDVTEVEIFKRGDEIVLKPKPKNLGVAFKLLGEMPDDFMVEGREDTLPQERESF, via the coding sequence ATGGAAGCTAGAATTTTCCAATCCGGAAACAGTCAAGCCGTTAGAATTCCGAAAGAATTTCGTTTTGATGTCACGGAGGTTGAAATCTTTAAACGTGGCGATGAAATTGTTTTGAAACCGAAACCTAAAAATTTAGGAGTCGCTTTTAAATTACTTGGTGAGATGCCAGACGATTTTATGGTTGAAGGACGTGAAGATACCTTGCCTCAAGAAAGAGAGTCTTTTTAA